In one Mucilaginibacter ginsenosidivorax genomic region, the following are encoded:
- a CDS encoding sensor histidine kinase has translation MQISSQEIIFLIGLTSLIFLIAPLFLIIYVASYNRKKKKHQEEKLLMQKTYENELLKTQIEVQEQTLKTIAYDLHDNIGQLLSITTITLSSIDLNNTDKSAEKLAFIDELTTRSIKEVKALSRLLHGEELVNRGLAAAIEFELEWLQRSDKFKINFEKRDFGTFNPDSGQETILFRLFQEIINNIIQHAKATEIFITLEQIENSFKLTIRDNGKGFNVEETLKRKSGMGLHNITKRAAMINGTAFINSAPESGSEIIITIPY, from the coding sequence ATGCAGATATCTTCGCAGGAAATCATCTTCCTGATTGGGCTAACATCCCTTATTTTCCTGATTGCCCCACTCTTCCTGATCATTTATGTTGCTTCGTACAATCGCAAAAAGAAGAAACATCAGGAGGAGAAATTGCTAATGCAAAAAACATATGAAAATGAGCTGCTTAAAACCCAGATAGAAGTACAGGAGCAAACACTTAAAACCATTGCCTACGATCTGCACGATAATATAGGGCAATTGCTGAGTATTACCACCATCACGTTAAGCTCTATCGACCTGAATAACACGGATAAATCTGCCGAAAAACTTGCGTTTATTGATGAGTTGACAACAAGGTCAATTAAAGAAGTAAAAGCCTTATCGCGCCTGTTGCACGGCGAAGAGCTGGTAAACCGCGGGTTGGCCGCAGCTATTGAATTTGAACTGGAATGGCTGCAACGATCAGACAAATTTAAGATCAATTTCGAAAAGAGGGATTTCGGGACCTTTAATCCCGATAGCGGTCAGGAAACTATCCTTTTTAGGTTGTTCCAGGAGATTATAAATAACATTATACAGCACGCAAAAGCAACCGAAATATTTATAACTTTAGAGCAGATTGAAAATTCATTTAAGTTAACAATCCGTGATAACGGCAAAGGTTTTAATGTTGAAGAAACCTTAAAAAGAAAATCCGGGATGGGCCTGCATAATATAACAAAACGGGCAGCCATGATTAACGGAACAGCCTTTATTAATTCGGCCCCGGAAAGCGGATCAGAAATTATTATAACTATACCCTACTAA
- a CDS encoding phage tail protein — MEPYIGEIRMFAGNFAPQGWFFCDGSLLSISQYSAFFSLLGTTYGGDGMSTFQIPDLRGRAPIHSGNGQGKNVSRYELGQVGGNENITLIAPQMPAHSHVINCSSTADLAVPAAGYPAASSDPALGTIINSYASTTDSQMNPLAVAPAGGNQPVNVVTPYLAVNFIIAWQGIWPSRP; from the coding sequence ATGGAACCTTACATTGGCGAAATCCGCATGTTCGCCGGCAATTTTGCACCCCAGGGGTGGTTTTTTTGTGATGGCTCATTATTATCAATTTCACAGTACAGTGCATTTTTTTCTTTATTAGGCACTACTTATGGTGGCGATGGCATGAGCACTTTTCAAATACCAGATCTTCGTGGTCGTGCCCCTATACACTCGGGTAACGGGCAAGGAAAAAACGTATCACGTTATGAGCTTGGCCAGGTGGGCGGCAACGAAAACATTACCTTAATTGCACCGCAAATGCCTGCGCACTCGCACGTAATCAATTGTTCTTCAACTGCAGACCTTGCAGTTCCGGCGGCAGGGTATCCAGCTGCTTCTTCAGACCCGGCCTTAGGCACAATTATTAATAGCTACGCCTCAACAACAGATTCGCAAATGAATCCGTTAGCTGTTGCACCTGCAGGTGGTAACCAACCTGTAAATGTAGTAACACCTTATTTAGCCGTCAATTTCATTATTGCCTGGCAGGGAATCTGGCCTTCAAGACCATAA
- a CDS encoding response regulator transcription factor encodes MYADKIDIVIVDDHTLFRQGLVSLLTDSGKINVIFDAENGQDMIQKLSRHPLPEVILMDITMPLMDGYESTKWIKENHPEIKVLALSMFEEDKPIIGMLKSGAGGYMLKQSRASDLIDAITGIAKQSFYINELVSGKLLRNIQNNQPVKTQQVEVNANELKFLELCCSDLTYKQIADMMNLSPHTIDNYREALFQKFETKSRTGLVIAALKQELIKI; translated from the coding sequence ATGTACGCAGACAAAATAGATATTGTTATTGTTGACGATCATACCCTTTTTAGACAGGGCCTGGTAAGCCTGCTTACCGATTCGGGCAAAATAAATGTGATTTTTGACGCCGAAAACGGCCAGGATATGATCCAAAAGTTATCCCGACACCCCCTGCCGGAAGTGATCCTGATGGATATTACCATGCCCCTGATGGATGGCTACGAAAGCACCAAATGGATTAAAGAAAACCATCCTGAAATAAAAGTACTGGCACTAAGTATGTTTGAAGAAGATAAGCCGATTATAGGCATGCTTAAAAGCGGCGCCGGCGGTTATATGCTCAAGCAATCACGGGCTTCTGATTTGATTGACGCTATCACCGGCATCGCTAAACAATCATTTTATATTAATGAGCTGGTAAGCGGCAAACTGTTACGCAATATTCAAAACAATCAGCCTGTAAAAACCCAGCAGGTTGAAGTAAATGCCAACGAATTAAAATTCCTTGAGCTTTGCTGCAGCGACCTTACGTACAAGCAAATAGCCGATATGATGAACTTAAGCCCGCACACGATAGATAATTACCGCGAAGCCTTGTTCCAAAAGTTTGAAACTAAATCGCGAACAGGACTGGTAATTGCCGCCCTGAAGCAGGAATTGATAAAGATATAA
- a CDS encoding methionyl-tRNA formyltransferase, protein MKVGIVSNSKICIPLLSYLSSIKAEVILYFGKSAHADVSVNDMAGFCRMNYIPFYAEDDKKELYNWQQLNEPDIIFITGYSHKIDIKELSGVPKGTYNIHFGKLPQYRGPSPVFWQLKNGEKELGLCIHQLTNKLDSGAVTWEQNIKNEEYHTYNYINQAFSQLQVQGVAQIIATLNSRQTPYNKIQDETKARYYKKPQLADVMINWDTMDAKQILDLIKACTSWNNGASTLINGLELKILDAEPTLAEVDSILGSINIANNKFNVGCIGNQALNINFFNINNTCIPARHACFYGLKTGQIFISKI, encoded by the coding sequence ATGAAAGTTGGTATCGTATCAAATTCAAAAATATGTATACCTCTGCTTTCATACCTAAGCAGTATTAAAGCAGAGGTTATACTATACTTCGGGAAATCGGCCCATGCTGATGTGAGTGTAAATGACATGGCCGGTTTTTGCAGGATGAACTATATACCGTTCTACGCAGAAGATGATAAAAAAGAGCTTTATAACTGGCAACAACTAAACGAACCTGATATAATTTTCATAACAGGTTACAGTCATAAAATTGATATAAAGGAATTAAGTGGTGTGCCAAAGGGAACGTATAATATCCACTTTGGTAAACTGCCGCAATACAGGGGGCCTTCGCCGGTTTTTTGGCAATTGAAAAACGGCGAAAAAGAATTAGGCTTATGTATACACCAACTAACCAATAAGCTTGACAGCGGCGCGGTTACCTGGGAACAAAATATTAAAAACGAAGAATACCACACCTACAATTATATAAACCAGGCATTTAGCCAGCTGCAGGTGCAGGGGGTAGCGCAGATAATCGCTACCCTAAACAGCAGGCAAACGCCTTATAACAAGATACAGGACGAAACCAAAGCCCGGTATTACAAAAAACCACAGCTGGCCGATGTAATGATAAACTGGGATACGATGGATGCAAAACAGATCCTCGATCTTATTAAAGCCTGCACATCGTGGAATAACGGGGCAAGCACTTTAATAAACGGGTTAGAACTGAAAATATTAGATGCCGAACCGACTTTGGCAGAAGTAGATAGCATACTCGGCAGCATTAACATTGCCAATAACAAGTTTAACGTGGGTTGCATAGGTAACCAGGCTTTGAACATAAACTTTTTCAATATAAATAATACTTGTATCCCCGCCCGGCATGCCTGTTTTTATGGTTTAAAAACAGGGCAAATATTTATAAGCAAAATATAA